AGTGGCGCGCCTTGCAGCAGAGCGACGGCCTGGGTTCCTCCACCTATATGAGCTTCATCATGGCCAATCCCGGCTGGCCGGGCGAGGACCGGATGCGGCGGCTGGCGGAAACCGGGATCAATCCCGACAGCTACGATCCGCGGCAGGTCTCGGCCTTCTTCGCCCGCTTCCCGGCGCGCACGGCGGTGGGCCATGCCCGCAACGCGCTGGCGCTGATGCAGCTGGGGCGGATGGACGAGGCGCGCGTCGCGGCGCGCAATGCGTGGACCGGCGGATCGCTGTCGCCCACCGACGAGGCGCGGCTTCTCCAGCTTTTCGGATCGGGTTTCAGCGCCGCCGATCACGACCAGCGCGCCGACATCTTGCTGTGGGGCAATGACGTGCCGGGGGCGATGCGGATGCTGGCCTATGTGCCGCCAGCCCGCCGCCCGGTCTATGAAGCGCGGATCGCCTTCCGCCAGAAAGCGCCCGACGCCACGCTGAAGATGCAGGCCGCCGAAGCGCTGGGCGCGACCGATGCGGGTTTCGTCGCGGACAAGGCGATGTGGCTGCGCAACACCGGCAACTGGATCGGGGCGCGGCAATATCTGGCCAACCGGCCGACGCTCGCCTTCCGGCCCGGCAATGCCGAGAAATTCTATGAGACGCTGCTGGATCAGGCGCGCGCTTCGGCGAACGACAAGCAATGGAGCTTCGCCTGGGGCATCGCCAGCAGGATCGACGATGCCTATGCGCCGGGCACCGATGTCAGCACCCGGCCGATCGGCGAGCGCGACGATTATACCAGCCTTGCCTGGCTGGCGGGAACGACGGCCTTCTACAATCTCAACCGGCCCTCCGACGCGGTGACCATGTTCCGCCGCTACGCCGCCGCCGCCAAATCGCCGCAAACGCAGTCCAAGGGCTATTATTGGGCGGGACGCGCCGCGCTCGGCGCCGGGGACGCGGCATCGGCCAACAGCTATTTCCAGCAGGCGGCGGTCTTCCCGGATCAGTTCTACGGACAGCTTGCGCTGGAGCGGCTGGGCCGTCCCATCCCCGCCCCCACCGTCCATGAACAGGCGGTGGAGATCGCCGCCGCCGACCGGGCGGCGTTCAACAACCGCTCCGTGGTCCGCGCCGTCCGGGCTCTGGGCGCGATGGGCTATTGGGAGGACCAGAGCAAGTTCGCCCGCGCCATCGCCAATAATGCCGACAGCGACAGCGATCATTATCTGGCCGCCGAACTCGCCAAGAGCATCGGCCGCACCGACATGAGCGTGATGGTCGGCCGCCGCGCCGTGTCGAGCGGCCTCACCGGCTATGGCGAAAGCGCTTTTCCCCGGGTGCCGGTGCCGCCTTCGGCGCAGTCCCACTGGACGATGGTCCACGCCATCGCGCGGCAGGAAAGCCAGTTCGACCGCGCCGCCGTCAGCCATGCGGGCGCGCGCGGGCTGATGCAGCTGATGCCCGGCACCGCGCGGGAGCAGGCGGGGAAGCTGGGAATGGGTTACAATCCCGGATCGCTGACCACCGACACCAGCTATAACATCATGCTGGGATCGTCCTATTTCGAGCGGATGCTGAACTATTATGGCGGCAGCTATCCGCTGGCGGTGGCGGCCTATAATGCGGGGCCCGGCAATGTGAACAAA
This genomic window from Sphingobium cloacae contains:
- a CDS encoding lytic transglycosylase domain-containing protein translates to MPLIAFLLATASASAQVETPAASSNPNFPPGAVVQPLPPQGSSSDSQWNRVSGRIGVSQDASINGAISQWRALQQSDGLGSSTYMSFIMANPGWPGEDRMRRLAETGINPDSYDPRQVSAFFARFPARTAVGHARNALALMQLGRMDEARVAARNAWTGGSLSPTDEARLLQLFGSGFSAADHDQRADILLWGNDVPGAMRMLAYVPPARRPVYEARIAFRQKAPDATLKMQAAEALGATDAGFVADKAMWLRNTGNWIGARQYLANRPTLAFRPGNAEKFYETLLDQARASANDKQWSFAWGIASRIDDAYAPGTDVSTRPIGERDDYTSLAWLAGTTAFYNLNRPSDAVTMFRRYAAAAKSPQTQSKGYYWAGRAALGAGDAASANSYFQQAAVFPDQFYGQLALERLGRPIPAPTVHEQAVEIAAADRAAFNNRSVVRAVRALGAMGYWEDQSKFARAIANNADSDSDHYLAAELAKSIGRTDMSVMVGRRAVSSGLTGYGESAFPRVPVPPSAQSHWTMVHAIARQESQFDRAAVSHAGARGLMQLMPGTAREQAGKLGMGYNPGSLTTDTSYNIMLGSSYFERMLNYYGGSYPLAVAAYNAGPGNVNKWIAANGDPRMPGGDWLRWIESIPIFETRNYVQRVLENAVVYEAMNPDRARFRGTNAVLSRYLGKQTPG